From Jeotgalibaca dankookensis, one genomic window encodes:
- a CDS encoding ABC transporter ATP-binding protein/permease: protein MAFLEVNKLNKYYPIGDDEKFHALKDIDLSFEKGELVSIIGESGSGKSTLMNLFGGLDSQFTGDIVVNGENIGKYSEQEMVQYHKERVGFVFQSFNLVSHLSILDNVTLAMTLSNVDKETRINRAKEILQQLGLKDQLNKKPNQLSGGQKQRVAIARALVNDPDIIIADEPTGALDSETSNQVLDIIQKIAENGKLVILVTHSELVAGRSSRVVTIADGEIIDNKYTGPIKEVDSDFKMRELDNKQTNKNLSFFSAIRMAFLNMKEKLGRNLLIALGGSIGIMSIVLMLSLGKGVNDYLTDIMNENVNPLVVQVKMTEETETEAAKKEREEEEAAQEDEMNADVPAFPGGDATADENLGPDFQGPPGTQNDLYFEEENIEELEAIDHVEEITEGFTAFSFTSNAIEYEDESYTYMNFGTISPDMTPANLMFGEMPQENEILITEGLATSIVDEASEMIGQEVLVKVEVEGETLEGAYVVSGIYNPGDAVGPTGFFDSVFMTMETFEALAEESDQSIDANVIYLTSESEAFTIDIKNQVKELGYGGSSADILIDVFGQLLDIFTYILTGVAAISLLVSAIMILTVLYISVVERTREIGVIKAIGGRKKDIRRIFVSESFLIGLFSGVLGVAIAYGLTIVGNIIVERTFDATVLHITPLYAGAGILISTIISVLAGLLPANKAAKLDPVEALRRGD, encoded by the coding sequence ATGGCTTTTTTAGAAGTAAATAAATTAAATAAGTATTATCCTATAGGTGATGATGAAAAATTTCACGCCCTGAAAGACATTGATCTGTCATTTGAAAAAGGAGAACTTGTATCCATTATTGGCGAGTCTGGGAGTGGTAAATCGACATTGATGAACCTTTTTGGTGGATTAGACTCGCAGTTTACTGGCGATATCGTTGTAAATGGAGAAAATATCGGTAAATATTCAGAACAAGAAATGGTGCAATACCATAAAGAAAGAGTAGGTTTTGTATTTCAAAGTTTTAACCTTGTTTCGCATTTATCAATTCTAGATAATGTAACGTTAGCTATGACTTTATCCAATGTTGATAAAGAAACACGTATTAACCGTGCAAAAGAAATCTTACAGCAATTGGGTTTGAAAGATCAACTGAATAAAAAACCTAATCAGCTTTCAGGAGGTCAAAAACAACGTGTGGCAATTGCGCGTGCGTTGGTAAACGACCCTGATATTATTATCGCAGACGAACCAACGGGCGCTTTAGATTCAGAAACGAGTAACCAGGTGCTTGATATTATTCAAAAAATTGCAGAAAATGGGAAATTGGTTATTCTTGTTACGCACTCGGAATTGGTAGCGGGCAGATCGAGTCGGGTTGTAACGATTGCTGACGGTGAAATTATTGACAATAAATATACCGGACCAATAAAAGAAGTTGATAGTGATTTTAAAATGCGTGAACTTGACAATAAACAGACAAATAAAAATTTATCTTTCTTCTCTGCTATTCGCATGGCCTTTTTAAACATGAAAGAAAAATTAGGTAGAAATCTCTTGATTGCTTTGGGTGGTAGTATTGGAATTATGAGTATTGTGTTGATGTTATCTCTAGGTAAAGGCGTTAATGACTATCTAACCGATATCATGAATGAAAATGTCAATCCGCTTGTCGTGCAAGTTAAAATGACTGAAGAAACTGAAACCGAAGCAGCTAAAAAAGAACGTGAAGAAGAAGAAGCAGCCCAAGAGGATGAAATGAATGCTGATGTTCCGGCATTTCCCGGAGGAGATGCAACTGCTGACGAAAATTTAGGACCTGATTTTCAAGGGCCACCTGGTACACAAAACGATTTATATTTTGAAGAAGAAAACATCGAAGAGCTTGAAGCGATTGATCACGTAGAGGAGATTACCGAGGGCTTTACAGCTTTTTCCTTCACAAGCAATGCAATCGAATATGAAGATGAATCTTACACTTATATGAACTTTGGAACAATATCGCCAGATATGACACCTGCCAATTTAATGTTTGGTGAAATGCCCCAAGAAAATGAAATTTTAATAACCGAAGGCCTAGCAACTAGTATCGTGGATGAAGCTTCTGAAATGATTGGTCAAGAAGTTCTTGTAAAAGTTGAAGTAGAAGGAGAAACACTAGAAGGGGCTTATGTTGTAAGTGGTATTTATAACCCCGGAGATGCAGTTGGACCTACTGGCTTTTTTGATTCTGTTTTTATGACTATGGAAACGTTTGAAGCTTTGGCTGAAGAAAGTGATCAAAGCATAGATGCAAATGTTATTTACCTTACTTCAGAATCAGAAGCATTTACTATTGACATTAAAAATCAAGTGAAGGAACTGGGGTATGGCGGGTCTTCAGCTGATATTTTAATTGATGTCTTTGGTCAATTGCTTGATATTTTCACCTACATCTTAACTGGTGTTGCAGCAATTTCCTTACTTGTATCGGCCATTATGATTTTGACCGTTCTTTATATTAGTGTTGTTGAGCGAACCCGAGAAATCGGCGTGATTAAAGCTATAGGCGGCCGGAAGAAAGATATTAGACGCATTTTTGTTTCTGAATCTTTCTTAATTGGACTTTTTAGTGGCGTATTGGGGGTCGCCATTGCATATGGTTTAACGATAGTCGGAAATATTATTGTTGAAAGAACATTTGATGCAACGGTTCTCCACATTACGCCTTTATATGCAGGGGCAGGAATTTTAATTAGTACCATCATAAGTGTACTTGCTGGATTACTACCAGCCAATAAAGCAGCCAAATTAGACCCTGTTGAGGCTTTAAGAAGAGGAGATTAA
- a CDS encoding Mbeg1-like protein: MNIIEYVNTTSKEIDTNRHLDALILAQSIYFEFEKIPFFNEKLPLKIADLEKEKASEAFRLGEKSVFKKNHVHFINALIQNPVFQNVQIVDFQNQLVEEIDKQFAAITYLVNGNKLFIAFRGTDSTMIGWKEDFNMMYSEYVPSQLSAKAYLEQTASQYPYEVTVSGHSKGGNIAVYAATTCKEEYVNRIKKVYNFDGPGFPIEFANSERYNNILKITEKYVPQFSFFGTLMNSSEPIFVIKSSSVSLYQHDPYSWLIKEGELIRVNEISPISRQLSNSISTWLKTVSKEQRERATDELFQGFKRLNICTIDDLRNFLSIQSIKDISIIYNSVDPEIRSYVIEISKELLRLFLFDREKEENKSFYRKLSFIRRLG; the protein is encoded by the coding sequence ATGAATATTATTGAGTATGTAAACACTACAAGTAAAGAAATAGATACAAACAGGCATTTAGATGCATTAATACTAGCACAGTCAATTTATTTTGAATTTGAAAAAATACCTTTCTTTAACGAAAAACTTCCTTTAAAAATAGCAGATTTAGAAAAAGAAAAGGCGAGTGAAGCATTTCGTTTAGGAGAAAAGAGTGTATTTAAAAAAAATCACGTTCATTTTATAAATGCACTTATTCAAAATCCTGTCTTCCAAAATGTTCAAATTGTCGATTTCCAAAATCAATTAGTAGAAGAAATTGATAAGCAATTTGCAGCTATAACTTATTTAGTCAATGGTAATAAATTATTTATTGCCTTTCGTGGTACCGATTCTACAATGATTGGTTGGAAGGAAGACTTTAATATGATGTATTCAGAGTACGTACCGTCTCAGCTTTCTGCAAAAGCTTATTTAGAACAAACGGCTTCCCAATATCCTTATGAAGTGACGGTTAGTGGACATTCAAAAGGGGGGAATATCGCAGTTTATGCTGCTACAACATGCAAAGAAGAATACGTAAACCGTATTAAAAAAGTATATAATTTTGATGGTCCAGGTTTTCCCATTGAATTTGCTAACTCAGAAAGATACAACAATATTCTTAAAATAACAGAAAAATATGTTCCGCAATTTTCTTTTTTTGGTACGTTAATGAATTCATCTGAGCCTATATTTGTTATTAAAAGTTCCAGTGTTAGTTTATATCAACATGATCCTTATTCCTGGTTGATTAAAGAAGGGGAACTGATAAGAGTGAACGAAATCAGTCCGATCTCACGGCAATTATCTAATTCCATCTCTACTTGGTTAAAAACTGTTTCGAAGGAACAGAGAGAACGGGCCACCGATGAACTTTTTCAAGGGTTTAAAAGGTTAAATATTTGCACAATTGATGATCTTAGAAATTTTCTTTCAATTCAAAGCATCAAAGATATCAGTATTATTTATAACAGTGTGGATCCAGAAATAAGAAGTTATGTTATAGAGATTTCAAAAGAACTTTTACGACTCTTTTTATTTGATCGAGAAAAAGAAGAAAACAAGTCATTTTATAGAAAGTTAAGCTTTATTAGAAGATTAGGCTAG